CGTCCTGGTGGCCGCGACCGGCGTCGCCTCCCTGGTGTTCCTCCGGCGGCGCTCCGGCGCGATCTTCCGGGCCGGCGAGGCGCCCGAGCAGCGCCAGGTCTGGGGCGGCGGCGACGACCCGCTCGCCGTGGTGCGCCGGCCGGTCGAGGCCCGCAGCGCGTACCAGCCGCGCGAGTGGCTGCGCGCCGGGCGGACCCTCGCCCCGCGGCGCCGGTCCGTGGTGTTCGAGGTCGTGGTCCGGCTGCTGTTCCACACGATGATCGTGTACTCGCTGTACCTGCTGTTCTCCGGCCACAACGCGCCCGGCGGCGGGTTCGCGGCGGGCCTCGTGACCGGCATCGCGCTGATCGTCCGGTACCTGGCCGGGGGACGGTACGAGCTCGGCGAGGCGGCGCCCGTGCAGCCGGGCCTGCTGCTGGGCAGCGGGCTGTTCCTGTCCGCCGGCGTCGGGCTCGGCGCGCTGGTGTTCGGCGGCACGGTGCTGCAGTCCTGGATCCTCGAGGCGGACCTGCCGCTGCTCGGCCACGTGAAGCTCGTGACGTCCCTGTTCTTCGACGTCGGCGTGTACCTCGTGGTGGTCGGGCTGGTGCTCGACATCCTGCGCTCGCTCGGGGCGGAGATCGACCGGCAGGCCGAGGCCGAGGGCGACGCCGAGCCGGTCGGCGGGGACGCCGAGCCGGGCGAGGAGATCCGTGTGGACGCCGCCGCGGCGGGCCTCGTGGGCCATGCCGCCGCGCACGGCCCGGACGGCACGGGCGGACCCGGCGGACCCGGCGGCCCCGGCGGACCCGGCGGCCCCGCCGCACCGACGACGTCCGGGGGGTCGCGATGATCGACATGAGCCCGAACCTCGCGCTGGTCGCGGTGATCGTCGTGCTGGTGACCGCCGGCGTCTACCTGCTGCTCGAGCGCAGCCTGTCCCGCGTCCTCATCGGCATCATCCTCATCGGCAACGGCGCGAACCTGCTGTTCCTGGTGGCCGGCGGGGCCGCGGGCCGCCCGCCGATCGTGGGCCTGGAGCCGGAGGGCCGCATGAGCGACCCGCTGCCGCAGGCCATGGTGCTGACCGCGATCGTCATCACGCTGGGCATGACGGCGTTCCTGCTCGCGATGGCGTACCGGTCGTGGCAGCTGCACCGGCACGACGAGGTGCAGGACGACGTCGAGGACCGCCGCATCGCGCGGCTCGCGGCACGGGACGAGCGCGCGTTCGAGGACGCCGACACGGAGGACACCATCACGTCGCTCGACGAGGAGGCCGCGGAGACCCGCGACGAGACCGACGAGGGCGGTCCGGTGCCCGCGGGCACCGGCGCCGAGCCGGCCACCGGTCAGCGGGAGGGCGCGTGACGGAGTACACCTGGCTGGTCCCGCTGCCCGTCGTCGTGCCGCTGTTCGGCGCGGGTCTCGCGCTCGCGCTCTACCGCAAGCCCCAGGCGCAGCGGATCATCAGCGTCGTCGCGCTCAGCATCGTGCTGGTGGCCGCCGCGTCGCTGCTGGTCCTCGTCGACGACGGCCCGCTCGTCGTCGACATCGGCAACTGGGCGGCACCGGTCGGCATCGACCTGGTGGCGGACCGGCTGTCGGCGCTCATGCTCACCGTCTCCGCGGCGGTCACCCTGTGCGTCCAGCTGTACTCGCTCGCGCAGGGTGAGGCCGACGGCGACGAGGCCGCGCCGGTGTCGATCTACCACCCGACCTACCTGATCCTGGCCGCCGGCGTCGCGAACGCGTTCCTGTCCGGCGACCTGTTCAACATCTAC
This is a stretch of genomic DNA from Cellulomonas sp. ES6. It encodes these proteins:
- a CDS encoding Na(+)/H(+) antiporter subunit C gives rise to the protein MIDMSPNLALVAVIVVLVTAGVYLLLERSLSRVLIGIILIGNGANLLFLVAGGAAGRPPIVGLEPEGRMSDPLPQAMVLTAIVITLGMTAFLLAMAYRSWQLHRHDEVQDDVEDRRIARLAARDERAFEDADTEDTITSLDEEAAETRDETDEGGPVPAGTGAEPATGQREGA